One window of Silvimonas iriomotensis genomic DNA carries:
- the acnA gene encoding aconitate hydratase AcnA has product MPHDLHHTLKTLKTADGQSLQYYSLPALESAGVGPIGRLPVSIRIVLESVLRNCDDQRITTEHVRQLANWGPTAQRTEEIPFVVARVVLQDFTGVPLLADLAAMRNVADKLGKDPKVVEPLVPVDLVVDHSVQVDYYGTPDALRLNMEMEFKRNTERYQFMKWGMQAFDTFKVVPPGIGIVHQVNLEYLFRGVQIKNGMVYPDSLVGTDSHTTMINGVGVVGWGVGGIEAEAGMLGQPVYFLTPDVIGVELSGKLHEGVTATDLVLTVTELLRKEKVVGKFVEFFGEGTASLSVVDRATIGNMAPEYGATMGFFPVDEKTIAYLKGTGRTEQEIATFEAYFKAQGLFGVPSHGQIDYTRVVKLNLHDVTPSLAGPKRPQDRIALPDMKQKFESLFVAPVAENGFGKTADDLKRRIGLGFVPASPAADNLLDEAGSAANKAEMIGNHPTSSRVVPPHARTDLGNGDVLIAAITSCTNTSNPGVLLAAGLLAKKAVEKGLGVDPHIKTSLAPGSRVVTEYLSKAGLLEPLAQLGFALAGYGCTTCIGNAGDLAPEFNEAITKNDVIAAAVLSGNRNFEARIHPNIRANYLASPPLVVAFAIAGRVNIDLTHEPLGNGKDGNPVYLKDIWPDSEEIAALLKYALDPDVFRRLYSDFTKDLDLWNAIPAPKGQVYSWPDSSYIAQPPFFDDFAMQPGAIGEVKGARALLILGDSVTTDHISPAGSFGEKTPAGQYLVARGVSRPDFNSYGSRRGNHDVMIRGTFANVRVKNLMLPPKADGSRVEGGFTLLDGQQTTVYDAARHYLAQHIPTMVFAGEEYGTGSSRDWAAKGTLLLGVKAVAAKSFERIHRSNLVGMGVLPLQFKGADSAQSLQLKGDETFDVLGVGDGLKPQQDLTLQITRANGSKETVNVLCRIDTPIEVEYYKHGGILPYVLRGLLQ; this is encoded by the coding sequence ATGCCGCACGACCTGCATCACACGCTCAAAACCCTGAAAACGGCCGACGGCCAATCATTGCAGTATTACAGCCTGCCCGCCCTGGAAAGCGCCGGCGTCGGGCCGATCGGCCGCCTGCCGGTGTCGATCCGCATTGTGCTGGAATCCGTCCTGCGCAATTGCGATGACCAGAGAATCACGACAGAACATGTCCGGCAACTGGCCAACTGGGGGCCGACAGCCCAGCGCACCGAAGAGATTCCATTTGTGGTGGCCCGGGTGGTGCTGCAGGATTTCACCGGCGTACCGCTACTGGCCGACCTTGCCGCCATGCGCAACGTGGCCGACAAACTGGGCAAAGACCCCAAAGTGGTCGAGCCACTGGTGCCGGTCGATCTGGTGGTGGATCACTCGGTGCAAGTGGATTACTACGGCACGCCCGATGCGCTGCGCCTGAATATGGAGATGGAATTCAAGCGCAATACCGAGCGCTACCAGTTCATGAAATGGGGCATGCAGGCTTTTGACACGTTCAAGGTTGTGCCGCCCGGCATCGGCATCGTGCACCAGGTGAATCTGGAATACCTGTTCCGCGGCGTGCAGATCAAGAACGGTATGGTTTACCCGGATTCTCTGGTCGGCACCGACAGCCACACCACCATGATCAATGGCGTTGGCGTCGTGGGCTGGGGCGTGGGCGGCATCGAGGCCGAGGCCGGCATGCTGGGGCAACCGGTTTACTTCCTCACGCCGGATGTGATTGGCGTGGAGTTGTCCGGCAAGTTGCACGAAGGCGTGACCGCCACCGATCTGGTGCTGACTGTGACCGAGCTACTGCGCAAAGAAAAAGTGGTCGGCAAGTTTGTTGAGTTTTTTGGTGAAGGCACGGCCAGTTTGTCGGTAGTGGACCGCGCCACCATCGGCAATATGGCGCCGGAATATGGCGCGACCATGGGTTTTTTTCCGGTAGATGAAAAAACCATTGCCTACCTTAAAGGCACCGGCCGTACCGAGCAGGAAATCGCCACGTTTGAAGCCTATTTCAAGGCGCAGGGTTTGTTCGGCGTGCCGTCGCACGGGCAGATTGACTACACCCGCGTGGTCAAACTGAACCTGCACGACGTCACGCCCAGCCTGGCCGGCCCCAAGCGCCCGCAAGACCGGATTGCGCTGCCGGACATGAAGCAGAAATTTGAATCGCTGTTTGTCGCGCCAGTGGCAGAAAACGGCTTTGGCAAGACAGCGGATGACCTCAAGCGCCGCATCGGCCTTGGTTTTGTGCCGGCCAGCCCGGCCGCCGACAATCTGCTGGATGAAGCAGGCTCTGCTGCCAACAAGGCAGAAATGATCGGCAACCATCCCACATCAAGCCGCGTCGTACCGCCCCACGCCCGCACCGATCTGGGCAACGGTGATGTCTTGATCGCGGCCATCACCAGTTGCACCAACACTTCCAACCCCGGCGTTTTGCTGGCGGCCGGCCTGCTTGCCAAAAAAGCAGTCGAGAAAGGCCTGGGCGTTGATCCGCATATCAAGACCAGCCTTGCGCCCGGTTCCCGGGTCGTGACCGAGTACCTGAGCAAAGCCGGTTTGCTGGAGCCGCTGGCACAACTGGGCTTTGCGCTGGCCGGCTATGGCTGCACCACCTGTATTGGCAATGCGGGCGATCTGGCGCCCGAATTCAACGAGGCCATCACCAAAAACGATGTCATTGCCGCTGCCGTGTTGTCGGGCAACCGCAATTTCGAGGCGCGCATTCACCCCAATATCCGCGCCAATTACCTGGCCAGCCCGCCGCTGGTGGTGGCCTTTGCCATCGCCGGGCGCGTCAATATTGATCTGACCCACGAGCCATTAGGCAATGGCAAAGACGGCAACCCGGTTTATCTGAAAGACATCTGGCCGGACAGCGAAGAAATCGCCGCTTTGCTCAAATACGCGCTGGACCCGGACGTCTTCCGGCGCTTGTACAGCGATTTCACCAAAGACCTGGATTTGTGGAACGCCATTCCCGCGCCCAAAGGGCAAGTCTATAGCTGGCCTGATTCAAGCTACATTGCCCAACCGCCCTTTTTTGACGACTTTGCCATGCAGCCCGGCGCCATTGGCGAGGTCAAGGGCGCCCGGGCCCTGCTGATTCTGGGCGATTCGGTCACCACCGATCACATTAGCCCGGCGGGTTCGTTTGGCGAGAAAACACCGGCGGGCCAGTATCTGGTTGCACGTGGCGTCAGCCGGCCAGACTTCAACAGCTATGGGTCGCGGCGCGGCAATCATGACGTGATGATTCGCGGCACCTTTGCCAATGTGCGGGTCAAGAACCTGATGTTGCCACCCAAAGCAGACGGCAGCCGCGTCGAGGGCGGCTTCACGCTGCTGGATGGCCAGCAGACCACCGTCTATGACGCAGCCCGGCATTACCTGGCGCAACACATCCCGACCATGGTCTTTGCCGGGGAGGAATACGGCACGGGCTCAAGCCGGGACTGGGCCGCCAAAGGCACATTACTGCTGGGCGTGAAGGCAGTGGCGGCGAAGAGTTTCGAACGCATTCACCGCAGCAATCTGGTCGGCATGGGGGTACTGCCATTGCAGTTCAAGGGCGCGGACTCGGCGCAGAGTCTGCAACTCAAGGGCGATGAGACATTTGATGTGCTGGGCGTGGGCGACGGACTGAAACCACAGCAAGACCTGACACTGCAAATCACCCGCGCCAATGGCAGCAAGGAAACGGTGAACGTACTGTGCCGCATTGATACGCCGATTGAAGTGGAGTACTACAAACACGGCGGCATTTTGCCGTATGTGTTGCGGGGTCTGCTGCAATAA
- a CDS encoding NAD(P)H-dependent oxidoreductase: MKILLVYAHPEPDSFNGALRDITVKTLTELGHEVQVSDLYAMQFDPVSSRRNFETVKNPDFLKLQFEEMHATEHAGFAPDIATEIAKLKWADLMIWQFPLWWFSVPAILKGWVDRVFAMGSVYGYGHMYEDGMLRGKRALLSVTTGAGADAYKPDGSNGDINGVLRPIQRGMLEFVGFDVLKPQIYYSASKVGQEQRRAWVQEWVARLASIEQEEPVGAGRY; this comes from the coding sequence ATGAAAATCCTGCTGGTTTACGCTCACCCTGAGCCCGATAGCTTTAACGGCGCCCTGCGCGACATCACCGTCAAAACCCTGACCGAACTGGGACATGAAGTTCAGGTAAGCGACCTGTACGCCATGCAGTTTGACCCGGTGTCCAGCCGCCGCAATTTTGAGACGGTCAAGAATCCGGATTTTCTCAAACTGCAATTTGAGGAAATGCACGCCACAGAGCACGCCGGCTTTGCGCCGGACATCGCCACCGAGATCGCCAAACTGAAATGGGCCGATCTGATGATCTGGCAGTTTCCGCTGTGGTGGTTCAGCGTGCCGGCCATTCTTAAGGGTTGGGTGGATCGCGTGTTTGCCATGGGCAGCGTTTATGGTTACGGCCACATGTACGAAGACGGCATGCTGCGCGGCAAGCGGGCTTTGTTGTCGGTGACCACGGGAGCCGGGGCGGATGCCTACAAACCCGACGGGTCCAACGGCGACATCAACGGCGTACTGCGCCCGATCCAGCGCGGCATGCTGGAATTCGTCGGCTTTGATGTACTCAAGCCGCAGATTTACTACTCGGCCTCCAAAGTGGGCCAGGAGCAACGCCGGGCCTGGGTGCAGGAATGGGTAGCGCGCCTGGCCAGCATTGAACAGGAAGAACCGGTCGGCGCTGGCCGCTATTGA
- a CDS encoding SDR family oxidoreductase, producing the protein MKNLQNQRVLIIGGSNGMGLATAQRLAALGAEVIIAGRNQARLDEALKHIDSKAGAYTADFSDEASLTRLFTRLGHVDHLIITASSSAAWGSIRDIDGAALAKAFEQKALGYWRAIRAALPHLRKDGSITLLSGAASRVAIAGTAGLAAVNGAITQMGQALAKELAPIRVNVVSPGLIDTPVYDDFSPEAKSGLFENITKGLHVGRAGTSEEVAQAIEFVVTNGFTAGALIDIDGGAR; encoded by the coding sequence ATGAAAAATCTGCAAAATCAACGTGTTCTGATTATTGGCGGCAGCAATGGCATGGGTCTGGCTACGGCGCAACGCCTGGCCGCACTGGGCGCGGAAGTCATCATCGCCGGGCGCAATCAGGCCCGGCTGGATGAGGCCCTGAAACACATCGACAGCAAGGCCGGCGCCTACACGGCGGATTTTTCTGACGAGGCCTCGCTCACCCGCCTCTTTACCAGACTGGGGCATGTGGATCACCTGATCATCACTGCATCCAGCAGTGCCGCCTGGGGCTCGATTCGCGATATCGACGGCGCGGCACTGGCCAAGGCGTTTGAGCAAAAAGCGCTGGGCTACTGGCGCGCCATCCGCGCCGCGCTGCCGCACCTGCGCAAAGACGGCTCAATCACCCTGCTCTCTGGCGCGGCATCCCGCGTGGCGATTGCCGGCACCGCCGGCCTTGCCGCAGTCAATGGTGCGATCACGCAAATGGGTCAGGCGCTGGCCAAAGAACTGGCACCCATCCGCGTGAACGTCGTATCGCCAGGGCTGATCGACACGCCGGTTTATGACGATTTTTCGCCAGAAGCCAAAAGCGGCCTGTTTGAAAACATCACCAAAGGCTTGCACGTGGGCCGCGCGGGCACCTCTGAGGAAGTCGCCCAGGCCATTGAGTTTGTTGTCACCAACGGCTTTACCGCTGGCGCGCTGATTGATATCGACGGCGGCGCCCGCTAA
- a CDS encoding LysR family transcriptional regulator: protein MNITLRQLRAFLAVAHHGGFTEAARELSLTQSALSLLVKDLETEIGFKLFDRTTRRVALSQPGAEFLPAARQIFDDLQSAVRSASDLATLEKGQVRACAPQVLACTLLAPVIARYQLDHPKVQLKLVDTLLEDMLEQVVSGEVDFAVGPDRKNDAHLVRTPLFCSPFAAWCRAGHPLAGSGQTSWAQLQQWPLIIMESDFSSRLLPELQGAHPGLQLAPAWTVAYVTSGLGLAGAGLGVVIAPDYVAPLAGAFGLQRIALVEPALSREISVYRRPDRSLSPAAARFLEVLTQVATENP, encoded by the coding sequence ATGAATATCACTTTGCGGCAATTGCGGGCGTTTCTGGCGGTTGCCCATCATGGCGGATTTACCGAAGCCGCGCGCGAGCTCAGCCTGACGCAGTCGGCATTAAGCTTGCTGGTAAAAGACCTGGAAACCGAAATCGGCTTCAAGCTGTTTGACCGTACAACCCGCCGCGTTGCCTTGTCGCAACCTGGCGCCGAGTTTTTGCCCGCCGCCCGGCAAATTTTTGACGACTTGCAAAGCGCGGTGCGCAGCGCCTCTGATCTGGCGACGCTGGAAAAAGGGCAGGTGCGTGCCTGTGCGCCGCAGGTGCTGGCGTGTACCTTGCTGGCGCCGGTGATTGCCCGTTATCAGCTAGATCACCCCAAGGTGCAACTCAAACTGGTCGATACCTTGCTGGAAGATATGCTGGAGCAGGTGGTCAGTGGCGAGGTGGATTTTGCCGTCGGGCCGGATCGCAAGAACGATGCGCACCTGGTCCGCACGCCTTTGTTCTGCAGTCCGTTTGCGGCCTGGTGCCGGGCGGGTCATCCGCTGGCCGGGTCTGGCCAGACCAGTTGGGCGCAGTTGCAGCAATGGCCGCTTATCATCATGGAGAGCGACTTTTCGTCGCGCCTGTTGCCTGAATTGCAGGGCGCACACCCGGGGTTGCAGCTCGCGCCGGCCTGGACGGTGGCTTATGTTACGTCCGGGCTGGGTCTGGCCGGTGCCGGGCTGGGTGTGGTGATTGCGCCGGATTATGTTGCCCCGCTGGCAGGGGCTTTCGGGCTGCAGCGCATTGCACTGGTTGAGCCAGCCTTGTCGCGGGAAATCTCGGTTTACCGCCGGCCGGATCGGTCGTTGTCGCCTGCGGCGGCGCGGTTTCTGGAAGTATTGACGCAAGTGGCGACTGAAAATCCGTGA